Proteins encoded in a region of the Planococcus shixiaomingii genome:
- a CDS encoding ThiF family adenylyltransferase — MDERYSRQTLFKPIGHSGQEGLEEATVTIVGCGALGSAIAETLARAGVGEIHLVDRDYVEVTNLQRQQLFTEEDAENMLPKVAAAEKRLKAIRSDLRLFTYLDNLDAVLMEKLIATSALVMDATDNFETRLLINDASVKHGVPWIYGACVGSSGVVFPFIPGETGCFRCLLPVLPAVNETCDIVGIISPAVQVTSALQCTEALKWLTGNREAMRKKVHHFNLWDNTQLDIGISRIKNPACETCGETPSFPSLQPAAQRTYAVLCGRDAVQVLPDPKRPITLEDAEKAGRQLDAEMKRTPYFVELHAFGHRMVLFGNGRLLIHGIRNVSEGRKLYHQLFG; from the coding sequence ATGGATGAGCGCTATTCCAGACAGACGTTATTCAAACCGATAGGACACAGCGGCCAGGAAGGGCTGGAAGAAGCCACTGTCACGATTGTCGGCTGCGGCGCACTCGGTTCGGCGATTGCCGAAACGTTGGCGCGCGCAGGCGTCGGTGAAATCCATCTGGTCGACCGCGATTACGTCGAAGTGACGAATTTGCAGCGCCAGCAGCTGTTCACGGAAGAAGACGCGGAGAATATGCTGCCGAAAGTGGCGGCGGCCGAAAAGAGGCTGAAGGCGATTCGAAGCGACCTGCGGCTTTTCACCTACCTCGATAACCTGGATGCCGTACTGATGGAAAAGCTGATCGCGACAAGCGCGCTCGTCATGGACGCGACGGACAATTTCGAAACCCGCCTGCTCATCAACGATGCCTCCGTTAAACACGGAGTGCCGTGGATCTACGGCGCGTGCGTCGGCAGTTCCGGCGTCGTCTTTCCATTCATCCCGGGAGAAACCGGCTGTTTCCGCTGCCTGCTTCCGGTCTTGCCTGCAGTCAATGAAACATGCGACATCGTCGGCATCATTTCGCCCGCTGTCCAGGTGACTTCAGCGCTTCAATGCACAGAAGCGCTGAAGTGGCTGACCGGCAACCGGGAAGCGATGCGCAAAAAGGTCCATCATTTCAACTTATGGGACAATACGCAATTAGATATCGGAATCTCCCGCATCAAAAATCCTGCTTGCGAAACGTGCGGCGAAACGCCAAGCTTCCCGTCGCTCCAACCAGCCGCGCAGCGCACTTACGCCGTATTATGCGGCAGGGACGCTGTACAGGTGCTGCCGGATCCAAAGCGGCCGATCACGCTGGAAGACGCTGAAAAAGCAGGGCGACAATTGGATGCCGAAATGAAGCGCACGCCTTATTTTGTGGAGCTGCACGCTTTTGGACATCGGATGGTGTTGTTCGGAAACGGCCGTCTGCTGATTCACGGCATCCGCAATGTTTCGGAAGGCAGGAAACTGTATCATCAATTGTTCGGGTAA
- a CDS encoding ATP-binding cassette domain-containing protein: MLTVDFQKSLEHFELAIQFQLHDEIMALVGSSGSGKTTLLNCIAGIVHPDRGEITLNSREFYNEGKKPLKIQKRKVGYLFQDYALFPHLSIEENILYGTARGSDLSHVTELTNILGIQKLLPKYPHQISGGEKQRVALTRALAAKPDLLLLDEPFSALDDDNTKRCQDELLRIHERWKIPVIFVTHRKADAERLADRVVRIEKGHMTEEL; this comes from the coding sequence ATGCTGACAGTAGATTTTCAAAAAAGCTTGGAGCATTTTGAGCTGGCTATCCAATTCCAGCTGCATGATGAAATCATGGCGCTTGTCGGTTCATCAGGCTCCGGCAAGACGACTTTGCTCAATTGCATCGCGGGCATTGTCCATCCGGACCGGGGCGAAATCACCTTGAACAGCCGGGAGTTTTACAATGAAGGAAAAAAACCGCTGAAAATCCAGAAGCGGAAAGTGGGCTACCTGTTCCAGGACTATGCCTTGTTCCCGCATTTATCTATAGAAGAAAATATCTTATACGGAACGGCTCGCGGTTCAGACTTGTCGCATGTCACGGAACTGACGAACATACTCGGCATCCAGAAGCTGCTGCCGAAATACCCGCACCAGATTTCAGGCGGGGAAAAGCAGCGCGTGGCGTTGACGCGCGCATTGGCCGCGAAGCCTGATCTGTTATTGCTCGATGAGCCGTTTTCGGCACTCGATGACGACAATACGAAGCGCTGCCAGGACGAACTGCTGCGCATCCATGAACGCTGGAAGATTCCAGTGATTTTCGTCACTCACCGGAAAGCGGACGCGGAACGGCTGGCGGACCGCGTCGTCCGGATCGAAAAAGGGCATATGACGGAAGAGTTGTAA
- the modB gene encoding molybdate ABC transporter permease subunit: MMPYDMSPLFLSLKVAAISTFFVFIVSIALARLMSRREFVGKSAVDALILLPLVLPPTVIGFGLIVLFGANGPIGSLLEDWFGFRVVFTWVGAAIASFVVSLPLMYQSVMAAFEKVDPRWENVARTMGVSEWRVFRTITFPLAWPGILAGLILAFARGIGEFGATLMIAGYIPEVTETVPLAIYFAYEAGQMEKAAFWVIVISAVGIAAITWVNYWRKKTAVRIGRE; the protein is encoded by the coding sequence ATGATGCCCTACGATATGTCGCCGCTGTTTTTATCGCTGAAAGTCGCCGCCATTTCCACGTTTTTCGTCTTTATCGTCAGCATCGCCCTGGCACGTTTGATGAGCCGGCGCGAGTTCGTCGGCAAGAGTGCGGTTGATGCGCTGATCCTGCTGCCGCTGGTCCTTCCGCCGACAGTCATCGGCTTTGGGCTGATCGTGCTGTTCGGGGCGAACGGACCAATCGGGAGCCTGCTTGAGGACTGGTTCGGATTTCGGGTCGTCTTCACATGGGTCGGTGCGGCCATCGCTTCGTTTGTCGTTTCGCTGCCGCTCATGTACCAAAGCGTCATGGCGGCTTTTGAAAAAGTGGACCCGCGCTGGGAAAACGTTGCCCGGACGATGGGCGTTTCCGAATGGCGGGTGTTCCGGACCATCACGTTTCCGCTCGCCTGGCCTGGGATTCTTGCCGGCTTGATCCTGGCGTTTGCCCGGGGCATCGGCGAATTCGGCGCAACGTTGATGATTGCCGGCTACATACCGGAAGTGACGGAAACGGTGCCGCTCGCTATTTACTTTGCCTACGAAGCGGGGCAGATGGAAAAAGCGGCGTTCTGGGTCATTGTGATTTCGGCTGTCGGAATCGCGGCGATCACCTGGGTCAATTACTGGCGCAAAAAAACGGCGGTTCGCATTGGAAGGGAATGA
- the modA gene encoding molybdate ABC transporter substrate-binding protein produces MKKLALLIIITAFLLGACGQPAAEKNNKLMVSTASSLTGVMEKAAAEFGKAEPGTELVFNYGSSSKLRSQMEQGAPVDLFLSASESDMKALSDTDLIEKDSVVPFAKNRLVLASADGLAGSANFEELLKTTDETIAVGEPESVPLGRYTKEALDSLGLWEALDGKLIYAKDARQVLTYVESGNAELGIVYSSDAVMSEKIAGIAEFPEDIQPVVYPGGIAADSKNREAAEAFLNFLAGPDGQKLFKEFGFIPASGDES; encoded by the coding sequence ATGAAAAAATTAGCGCTCTTAATAATAATTACGGCCTTTTTGCTGGGAGCTTGCGGACAGCCGGCAGCCGAAAAGAACAATAAACTGATGGTTTCCACGGCTTCGAGCTTAACCGGCGTCATGGAAAAAGCGGCAGCGGAATTTGGGAAAGCTGAGCCGGGGACGGAACTGGTGTTCAACTACGGATCGTCAAGCAAGTTGCGAAGCCAAATGGAGCAAGGCGCACCGGTGGACCTCTTTTTGTCTGCGAGTGAAAGCGACATGAAAGCATTGAGTGACACGGACCTGATCGAAAAAGACAGCGTCGTGCCATTTGCGAAAAACCGGCTCGTGCTGGCGTCGGCGGATGGTTTGGCGGGAAGTGCAAATTTTGAAGAGCTGTTGAAAACGACAGATGAAACCATTGCGGTCGGCGAACCGGAAAGCGTGCCGCTCGGCCGCTATACAAAAGAAGCGCTCGACAGCCTCGGGTTATGGGAAGCGCTCGACGGCAAGCTGATTTACGCCAAAGATGCACGGCAAGTTTTGACCTACGTAGAGAGTGGGAACGCGGAACTCGGCATCGTCTATTCGTCTGATGCGGTGATGTCGGAAAAAATAGCGGGAATCGCGGAGTTTCCTGAAGACATCCAGCCGGTCGTCTATCCGGGAGGCATCGCGGCCGACAGCAAAAACCGTGAAGCTGCAGAGGCCTTCTTGAATTTTCTAGCGGGACCCGATGGCCAAAAACTCTTTAAGGAATTCGGTTTTATTCCCGCTAGCGGAGACGAATCATGA
- a CDS encoding sulfite oxidase-like oxidoreductase, with protein sequence MNKAERIKRTRVPNVDPALAERLPPGQVLTERFPVLHEGEVPVYDMNEWTLKIFGQTDREVVLSYDDIKNLPQTTVTRDIHCVTRWSRFDNTFTGVRFQDLLKELGITPKSKYVMLHGDYDYTTNVLLSDLDREDVLLAHSLDGEPLTAKHGFPLRFVVPHLYFWKSVKWVRGIEFIDENQPGFWEQNGFHLNGDPFKEERFSGEDLEIPDDEWEKKEFD encoded by the coding sequence TTGAATAAAGCAGAACGCATCAAACGGACGCGAGTGCCAAACGTCGATCCTGCTCTGGCAGAACGGCTGCCTCCAGGCCAAGTACTGACCGAGCGTTTCCCGGTTCTTCATGAAGGCGAAGTGCCGGTGTACGACATGAACGAATGGACGTTGAAAATCTTTGGGCAGACCGACCGGGAAGTGGTGCTGTCTTACGACGATATTAAGAACTTGCCGCAAACGACGGTCACTCGCGATATCCACTGCGTCACCCGCTGGTCGCGTTTTGACAACACGTTCACCGGCGTCCGTTTTCAGGATTTGCTGAAGGAACTTGGCATTACGCCTAAAAGCAAATACGTCATGCTGCACGGCGACTATGATTACACGACGAACGTGCTGCTCAGTGACCTGGACCGGGAAGACGTGTTGCTTGCCCACTCCCTTGACGGCGAACCGTTGACGGCCAAGCACGGCTTTCCGCTCCGTTTCGTCGTGCCCCACCTTTACTTCTGGAAGAGCGTCAAATGGGTGCGCGGCATCGAGTTTATTGATGAAAACCAGCCGGGCTTCTGGGAACAGAACGGCTTTCATTTGAACGGCGATCCGTTTAAAGAAGAACGCTTTTCCGGCGAGGATCTGGAGATTCCGGATGACGAGTGGGAAAAGAAGGAGTTCGACTGA
- a CDS encoding helix-turn-helix domain-containing protein translates to MAIIINVDVMLAKRKMSVTELSERVGITMANLSILKNGKAKAVRLSTLEAICKALDCQPGDLLEYQQEESTQAQ, encoded by the coding sequence ATGGCGATTATCATTAACGTAGACGTTATGCTGGCGAAGCGGAAAATGAGCGTGACCGAACTATCTGAGCGCGTCGGTATCACCATGGCGAACTTGTCCATCCTGAAAAACGGCAAGGCGAAGGCTGTCCGGCTGTCCACTTTGGAAGCGATTTGCAAAGCGTTGGACTGTCAGCCCGGAGATCTGTTGGAATACCAACAGGAGGAAAGCACGCAAGCGCAATAA
- a CDS encoding DUF2975 domain-containing protein produces the protein MDRGSTLFLKAAILFIGIPVLAVCIFGLSRLHPDSPYWALPELANLQYPILIGMYLAMIPFFIALYQTLKLLSYIDRNEAFSESSVKALKNIKYCAIAISILYVLEMPFLYLLTKADDAPGILIGLFVIFASLVVAVFAAVLQRLLQDAIQIKAENDLIV, from the coding sequence ATGGACCGTGGGTCAACACTCTTTTTGAAAGCGGCTATTTTATTTATCGGAATTCCTGTTCTTGCAGTGTGCATATTTGGATTGTCGAGGCTTCATCCCGACTCTCCGTACTGGGCGCTGCCTGAATTGGCCAATCTTCAATATCCCATATTGATCGGGATGTATCTAGCGATGATTCCGTTTTTCATTGCGCTGTATCAGACGTTGAAATTGTTGAGCTACATCGACAGGAACGAAGCGTTCTCTGAGTCGTCTGTGAAAGCTTTAAAAAATATAAAATACTGTGCGATTGCCATTAGTATCCTGTATGTTTTAGAAATGCCGTTCTTATATCTGCTTACAAAAGCGGACGATGCACCAGGCATATTAATCGGACTGTTCGTGATTTTTGCTTCACTGGTAGTCGCCGTCTTTGCGGCTGTGCTCCAACGGCTTTTGCAAGACGCCATCCAGATAAAAGCGGAAAACGACCTAATAGTCTGA
- a CDS encoding helix-turn-helix domain-containing protein — MAIIINIDVMLAKRKMSVTELSERVGITMANLSILKNGKAKAVRLSTLEAICKALDCQPGDLLEYQKEEETQTP; from the coding sequence ATGGCGATTATAATTAACATTGACGTGATGCTGGCCAAACGGAAAATGAGCGTGACCGAACTTTCGGAGCGGGTGGGAATCACGATGGCCAACCTGTCCATTTTGAAAAACGGCAAGGCGAAGGCTGTCCGGCTGTCCACTTTGGAAGCGATTTGCAAGGCGCTGGATTGCCAGCCCGGAGATCTTTTGGAATACCAGAAAGAAGAAGAGACACAAACACCATAA
- a CDS encoding DUF2975 domain-containing protein, protein MKRETLFLKVVIILMALPVLAVCIFVVPPLSSFVAEIIPKWAFLQYVFLIAMYATAIAYFVALYQALKLLGYIDKNIAFSELSVKALKNIKYCAITITVLYILCLPIILYMAQVDDAPGLGGLGMIITFGAIVIAVFAAVLQKLLQNAIDIKSENDLTV, encoded by the coding sequence ATGAAACGGGAAACACTCTTTTTGAAAGTAGTTATTATTCTTATGGCACTTCCGGTACTTGCTGTATGCATCTTTGTGGTGCCTCCGCTGTCGTCTTTTGTGGCGGAAATCATTCCGAAATGGGCTTTTCTGCAATACGTCTTTTTGATCGCCATGTATGCAACGGCGATCGCGTATTTTGTGGCATTGTATCAGGCGTTGAAGCTTTTAGGCTACATTGATAAGAACATCGCCTTCTCGGAATTATCGGTGAAGGCATTGAAAAACATCAAATACTGCGCCATTACCATTACAGTTTTGTATATCCTGTGCCTGCCCATTATCCTGTACATGGCGCAAGTGGACGATGCTCCAGGACTTGGCGGACTCGGAATGATCATTACGTTTGGCGCAATTGTAATTGCGGTCTTTGCGGCTGTTCTCCAAAAGCTGCTGCAAAATGCCATCGATATAAAATCTGAAAATGATTTAACGGTCTGA
- a CDS encoding aldo/keto reductase has translation MEYRTLGKTGIQVSKMCFGTMSFGGIADEETSRAMFNRCREEGINFFDCANVYNKGLAEEILGRCIEDCRNDIVLTTKVNFPTSQDVNGRGLSRRHVMLEVENSLRRLKTDRIDIYFVHAFDPLTPIEESLRTLDDLQRQGKILYPAVSNWAAWQIAKALGISAKESLARFECIQPMYNLVKRQAEVEILPLASSENLGVISYSPLGGGLLTGKYSGGKKPEEGRLVVQDNYKKRYGEDLYFETADRFAQYAAERDLHPASLAVSWVMNHPNVTAPIIGARNLEQLEPSLAALTIDMTPEWRSEISDLSIAPPPATDRSEEK, from the coding sequence GTGGAATACCGCACACTGGGGAAAACCGGAATTCAAGTATCGAAAATGTGTTTTGGGACGATGTCGTTTGGAGGAATTGCGGACGAAGAAACTTCGCGGGCTATGTTCAACCGCTGCAGGGAAGAAGGCATCAACTTTTTTGACTGTGCCAATGTCTACAATAAAGGACTGGCTGAAGAAATTTTGGGCCGCTGCATTGAAGACTGCCGAAATGACATTGTGTTGACGACGAAAGTTAATTTCCCGACATCTCAAGACGTTAACGGCAGGGGCCTGTCACGCCGCCATGTCATGCTGGAAGTGGAAAACAGCTTGAGAAGATTGAAGACGGACCGAATCGACATTTACTTTGTCCACGCCTTCGATCCATTGACGCCGATCGAAGAGAGTTTGCGTACGCTGGACGACCTGCAGCGCCAAGGCAAAATTCTCTATCCGGCAGTCAGCAACTGGGCCGCCTGGCAAATTGCCAAAGCCCTCGGCATCTCAGCGAAAGAAAGCTTAGCCCGTTTCGAATGCATCCAGCCCATGTACAACCTCGTCAAACGGCAGGCAGAAGTGGAGATCCTGCCGCTGGCGTCGTCTGAAAACCTTGGCGTCATTTCCTACAGCCCGCTTGGCGGAGGGCTGCTGACCGGCAAATACTCAGGCGGCAAAAAGCCCGAAGAAGGCAGGCTGGTAGTGCAGGACAACTACAAAAAACGCTACGGCGAAGATCTCTACTTTGAAACAGCGGACCGCTTCGCGCAGTATGCCGCAGAGCGGGACTTGCATCCGGCCTCTCTTGCCGTGTCCTGGGTCATGAATCATCCGAACGTGACGGCGCCGATTATCGGAGCGCGCAACCTGGAACAGCTGGAGCCGTCGCTTGCTGCTTTAACAATCGACATGACGCCGGAATGGCGCAGCGAAATATCCGATTTATCCATCGCACCTCCTCCGGCAACGGACCGTTCGGAAGAGAAATGA
- a CDS encoding peptidase MA family metallohydrolase, whose protein sequence is MKTSTKMLPIILSSIIVLLGIVLVGGSIFLSKFLEEKTQEELTYFQSIQMLFNTNFDGAAEREIKEANLREDHHHVSIYYEENFTDLLPLTKDTLDWAIERNEELFGELDERKMDLIVFENPEDITQLSDLKNISGFYSEFERLLGIIYYNKESILEGNELALYRFQKNILHEYTHYAFERKIDKTKADDSTLYPVWFHEGLAEYVGNDKIRIEHSYFKDVPLQQLTTHDQWQKARFINKANVYEQSYFAIKYLVDQYGEESINELVESIGETRDFEKSFTELTGMTVTEFEQELNSYYME, encoded by the coding sequence ATGAAAACTTCCACTAAAATGTTGCCGATCATTTTATCGAGTATTATTGTTTTGCTGGGGATTGTTTTAGTTGGCGGAAGCATTTTTCTCAGCAAATTTTTGGAGGAAAAAACGCAAGAGGAATTGACCTACTTCCAATCCATTCAAATGCTGTTCAATACGAACTTTGATGGAGCCGCGGAGAGGGAGATAAAAGAAGCGAATCTGCGGGAAGACCACCACCACGTTTCCATCTACTACGAAGAAAATTTCACAGACCTTCTCCCTCTTACGAAAGACACATTGGACTGGGCGATAGAGCGCAACGAGGAGCTGTTCGGGGAATTAGATGAGCGGAAGATGGACTTAATCGTTTTTGAAAACCCAGAGGACATCACCCAACTTTCCGACCTAAAAAACATCTCCGGGTTTTATTCTGAGTTTGAGCGGCTGCTGGGCATCATTTATTACAACAAAGAATCGATTTTGGAAGGAAATGAACTGGCCTTATACCGTTTCCAGAAAAACATTTTACACGAATACACCCATTATGCGTTTGAACGGAAAATAGACAAGACCAAAGCGGATGATTCCACTCTATACCCGGTTTGGTTCCATGAGGGCCTAGCGGAGTATGTGGGCAACGACAAAATCCGAATTGAGCACTCCTATTTCAAAGACGTCCCGCTCCAGCAATTAACGACCCACGACCAATGGCAGAAAGCCCGGTTCATCAACAAAGCAAACGTCTATGAGCAAAGTTATTTTGCCATCAAATATCTTGTTGATCAATACGGAGAAGAGTCGATCAATGAGCTTGTCGAGTCTATAGGAGAAACCCGCGATTTTGAGAAAAGCTTTACGGAGTTGACGGGTATGACTGTGACCGAGTTCGAACAAGAGTTAAATTCGTATTATATGGAATAA
- a CDS encoding amidase family protein, producing the protein MDLQTYLTLDATAMAEMVQTKEATPEELLNLSFRRMEEINPELNAFVATRKERALKEAAVKTGGLFAGVPMAVKNISQSLKGEPLSAGSKLLSGPIMQQDSHFTAKLRNSGVSFVGHTNTPEFGLKNITEPELDGPSRNPWNPDFSPGGSSGGSAAAVASGIVPFAGASDGGGSIRIPASFTGLFGLKPTRGKTPVGPGIGRQWQGAAIDFALTRTVRDSCGLLDILQTIQPEAAFQAPLYPGKYTDLQHSESKTKWKIAFSFDSPVGTPISEDAKQAMQKTLRWLESEGHSLEEKTAGIDGVRLMQDYYLMNSGEMALLMRRMAKMAGRQLTPADMEIETWLLSEAGKSVYAADYSDSLASWDAAAAKMAALHNRFDFYMTPATAFTAPRIGELTHSAESKAGLLERFAKSATMADQQEVIYDMFLPSLTYTPYTQLANLTGQPSISVPVHVSESGLPLGVQFMAQKGQDHRLLELAFHIERSSLWIGQKGNPSLGS; encoded by the coding sequence ATGGATTTACAAACATATTTGACGCTTGATGCGACCGCGATGGCAGAAATGGTGCAGACAAAGGAAGCAACGCCGGAAGAACTGCTGAATTTAAGCTTCCGCCGGATGGAGGAAATAAATCCGGAGTTGAATGCTTTCGTCGCAACGCGAAAAGAGCGAGCTTTGAAAGAAGCTGCCGTTAAGACGGGTGGACTTTTTGCAGGAGTTCCGATGGCAGTAAAGAACATTTCCCAATCGCTGAAAGGCGAACCGCTGTCAGCTGGATCGAAATTGCTGAGCGGCCCGATTATGCAGCAAGATTCGCATTTTACCGCCAAACTGAGAAACTCCGGCGTATCGTTTGTAGGCCATACCAATACGCCGGAATTCGGTTTGAAGAACATTACCGAACCGGAACTGGACGGGCCGTCCCGCAATCCCTGGAACCCTGATTTTTCGCCAGGCGGATCAAGCGGCGGGTCGGCAGCAGCGGTAGCGTCAGGAATTGTGCCCTTTGCCGGCGCCAGCGATGGCGGCGGTTCCATCCGGATTCCTGCTTCATTTACCGGCTTGTTCGGATTAAAGCCAACGCGCGGCAAAACACCGGTCGGTCCTGGCATCGGGCGCCAGTGGCAGGGGGCAGCCATCGATTTCGCCTTAACCCGTACGGTGCGTGATAGTTGCGGGCTGCTGGATATACTGCAAACCATTCAGCCGGAAGCAGCTTTCCAGGCACCGCTGTATCCCGGGAAATACACGGATTTGCAGCACAGTGAATCGAAAACCAAATGGAAAATCGCCTTCTCATTCGATTCGCCAGTAGGCACTCCGATTTCTGAAGACGCCAAACAAGCCATGCAGAAAACACTCCGGTGGCTGGAAAGCGAAGGCCACAGCCTCGAAGAAAAGACAGCCGGAATCGATGGAGTCCGGCTGATGCAGGATTACTATTTGATGAACAGCGGGGAAATGGCTTTGCTGATGAGAAGGATGGCAAAAATGGCCGGCCGCCAGCTGACGCCAGCCGATATGGAGATTGAGACCTGGCTGTTGAGCGAGGCGGGGAAAAGCGTTTATGCGGCCGACTATTCGGACAGCCTGGCGTCCTGGGACGCTGCCGCAGCGAAAATGGCCGCGTTGCATAACCGCTTTGATTTCTACATGACACCGGCGACCGCCTTTACCGCACCGAGAATCGGCGAGCTGACACATTCGGCTGAATCGAAAGCCGGACTGCTCGAAAGGTTCGCCAAATCTGCCACAATGGCCGACCAGCAAGAAGTGATTTACGACATGTTTCTGCCGAGCCTGACCTATACACCCTATACCCAATTGGCAAATCTGACGGGCCAGCCGTCCATATCGGTACCCGTGCATGTGTCGGAAAGCGGCTTGCCGCTCGGTGTCCAGTTTATGGCCCAAAAAGGTCAGGATCATCGGCTGCTCGAACTGGCGTTTCACATTGAACGGTCGAGTCTTTGGATCGGACAAAAAGGGAACCCGTCCCTAGGCAGCTGA
- a CDS encoding Fe(3+) ABC transporter substrate-binding protein codes for MKKAFYLVLALLLLVLSACGSNAASEKTSDTASEEPKESKEVNLYTARHYDVDDELYKKFEEETGIKVNLIKGEADELLERIKREGDGTEADLFLTADAGRLFRAKDDGLLQAVSSDLLNEQIPENFRDTDQMWYGLTKRARVIVYNKETVKPEELSTYEDLTEDKWNGRVLIRGSDNVYNQSLLASFIEIDGEEKAKEWAAGLVKNFARDPEGGDRDQAKAIMAGVGDVAIMNTYYFGQLLNSEDPEEVKVAEGLGVFFPNQETTGTHVNVSGAGVVKTAKNKENAIKLLEFLSAPEAQGTFAEANYEYPVNASVEPTELLASWGEFKEQDIPLSVLGENNAKSILIFNEVGWK; via the coding sequence ATGAAAAAAGCATTTTACCTTGTGTTGGCTTTACTGCTTCTTGTTTTATCGGCTTGCGGCAGCAATGCGGCGTCAGAAAAAACTTCAGACACTGCTTCTGAAGAACCGAAGGAAAGTAAAGAAGTTAATTTATATACAGCACGCCATTACGATGTAGACGACGAACTATATAAGAAGTTTGAAGAAGAAACAGGCATCAAAGTAAACCTCATCAAAGGGGAAGCGGATGAATTGCTGGAGCGCATCAAGCGTGAAGGCGATGGCACAGAAGCGGATCTGTTCTTGACTGCAGATGCGGGGCGTTTATTCCGCGCGAAAGATGACGGATTGCTGCAAGCCGTTTCAAGCGACCTATTGAATGAACAAATCCCTGAGAACTTCCGTGATACAGATCAAATGTGGTACGGTTTGACAAAACGCGCCCGCGTTATTGTTTACAACAAAGAAACCGTGAAACCTGAAGAATTATCGACTTATGAAGATTTGACAGAAGACAAATGGAACGGCCGTGTCTTAATCCGCGGTTCAGATAACGTTTATAACCAATCGTTGCTGGCTTCTTTCATCGAGATCGATGGTGAGGAAAAAGCAAAAGAATGGGCGGCAGGGCTGGTTAAAAACTTTGCGCGCGATCCTGAAGGCGGAGACCGTGACCAAGCGAAAGCCATTATGGCCGGAGTTGGCGACGTCGCCATCATGAACACTTACTATTTCGGACAGCTGCTAAATTCTGAAGATCCAGAAGAAGTAAAAGTTGCAGAAGGCCTTGGCGTATTCTTCCCTAACCAGGAAACGACTGGAACGCACGTGAACGTCAGCGGCGCAGGCGTCGTTAAAACCGCTAAGAACAAAGAAAATGCCATTAAGTTGCTTGAGTTCCTGTCAGCTCCTGAAGCACAAGGAACATTTGCAGAAGCAAACTACGAATACCCAGTGAATGCATCCGTTGAGCCGACGGAACTATTGGCTTCTTGGGGCGAATTCAAAGAACAGGACATCCCATTATCTGTTCTTGGTGAAAACAACGCCAAATCGATTTTGATTTTCAATGAAGTCGGCTGGAAATAA